A genomic segment from Schistocerca piceifrons isolate TAMUIC-IGC-003096 chromosome 4, iqSchPice1.1, whole genome shotgun sequence encodes:
- the LOC124794901 gene encoding probable methyltransferase-like protein 15 homolog produces MYFRPVYCYLNSRCCDIARRYSQVCNTTANNVHHIPVMKNEVIDCFQPKENQLYIDMTFGAGGHAEQLLNCAPNLRVFALDRDPVAFEMAKNLSIKYPDQLVPLLGKFSELPKLLKRHGIQRNMVDGILFDLGCSSMQFDTAERGFSISKDGPLDMRMDGTRFPSSPTAADVLAQIDEPDLAKVLKIYGEEKQAKKIARAVIESRYQFVRLKTTKDLSDLVASVCNEEHRLDKLQRPSHAATKTFQALRIFVNNEINELNYSLILAHRFLKVGGKIVTLSFHSLEDRIVKRHLCGNVIGNAINPLPLKYTDHSLWYNRDDVDSLLHSNWKLLHKHVLVPATEEVETNPRSRSAKLRCAVKIS; encoded by the coding sequence ATGTATTTCAGACCAGTGTACTGTTATTTGAACTCTAGATGCTGTGATATTGCTAGAAGATACAGTCAAGTATGCAACACCACTGCAAACAATGTTCATCACATCCCAGTAATGAAAAATGAAGTTATTGACTGCTTCCAACCAAAGGAAAACCAGTTGTACATAGACATGACTTTTGGTGCTGGAGGACATGCTGAACAACTGCTTAACTGTGCTCCCAACTTGAGAGTATTTGCATTGGATAGAGATCCAGTAGCCTTTGAGATGGCAAAAAACTTGTCCATTAAGTATCCCGATCAGTTGGTAcctttattgggaaaatttagtgAACTTCCAAAACTTCTTAAGAGACATGGAATACAACGAAACATGGTTGATGGGATTTTATTTGACCTAGGTTGCTCCTCAATGCAGTTTGATACTGCCGAAAGGGGTTTCTCAATAAGTAAGGATGGTCCACTAGACATGAGAATGGATGGCACTCGTTTTCCTTCCTCCCCTACGGCTGCAGATGTTTTAGCTCAGATCGATGAACCTGATTTAGCAAAGGTATTGAAGATCTACGGAGAAGAGAAGCAAGCTAAGAAGATAGCAAGAGCTGTTATAGAGTCTCGGTATCAGTTTgttagactgaagacaacaaaagaCTTGAGTGATCTTGTGGCATCTGTGTGCAATGAAGAACATAGACTTGATAAACTTCAAAGGCCTTCCCATGCAGCTACAAAAACGTTCCAGgctttaaggatatttgtaaataATGAAATCAATGAGTTAAATTATAGTTTAATTTTGGCTCACAGGTTCTTGAAAGTTGGAGGTAAAATTGTAACACTTTCATTTCATTCACTGGAAGATCGTATTGTAAAGAGGCATCTCTGTGGCAATGTTATAGGAAATGCTATAAATCCTTTACCTCTTAAATATACTGATCACTCTTTGTGGTATAATAGAGATGATGTTGACAGTTTGTTACATAGCAATTGGAAACTTCTTCATAAGCATGTTCTAGTACCAGCCACAGAAGAAGTGGAAACTAACCCAAGAAGTCGTTCTGCCAAACTTAGATGTGCTGTAAAGATCAGTTAA